Proteins encoded in a region of the Acinetobacter sp. XH1741 genome:
- a CDS encoding VIT family protein, giving the protein MRHSYHIEKHYIERAGWLRAAVLGANDGIISVTSLVVGIAASGASTHTVLVTCIAGLISGAASMAAGEYISVKSQQDIEKNDLQMEERELQRHPEHELNELKNIYIQRGLQPALAQEVAQQLTAHNALDAHARDEIGISDHTSAQPFRAAFSSAIAFTVGSLFPLISIMLLPERYLEKGVMLIGVLSLGIMGALASYAGGASIWRGSIRVMIWGIIAMLFSAWIGSLFNVAVA; this is encoded by the coding sequence GTGCGCCATTCTTATCATATTGAAAAACATTACATCGAACGTGCGGGATGGTTGCGTGCAGCTGTGCTGGGGGCAAATGACGGGATTATTTCAGTCACAAGTCTCGTGGTGGGAATCGCAGCCAGTGGAGCATCTACCCATACTGTACTGGTGACCTGTATCGCCGGATTAATATCTGGAGCTGCATCGATGGCTGCAGGTGAATACATCTCCGTTAAATCGCAACAAGACATTGAAAAGAATGATCTGCAGATGGAAGAACGTGAACTGCAACGCCATCCTGAACATGAATTAAATGAGCTAAAAAATATTTACATACAGCGTGGATTACAACCCGCTTTAGCGCAAGAAGTCGCGCAACAACTGACTGCACACAATGCTTTAGATGCACATGCGCGTGATGAAATTGGTATTTCAGATCATACTTCTGCCCAGCCGTTTCGTGCTGCCTTCTCTTCAGCCATTGCATTTACTGTAGGCTCATTATTTCCTTTAATTTCAATTATGCTTCTGCCTGAGCGATACTTAGAGAAAGGCGTCATGCTGATTGGGGTATTAAGTCTCGGAATTATGGGTGCCTTGGCCAGTTATGCGGGCGGCGCCAGTATTTGGAGAGGTTCGATTCGGGTAATGATTTGGGGTATTATTGCCATGTTATTCAGTGCTTGGATTGGATCATTATTTAATGTTGCGGTGGCATAA